A genomic stretch from Malus domestica chromosome 15, GDT2T_hap1 includes:
- the LOC103425034 gene encoding glutamate dehydrogenase 1-like isoform X2, with protein MNALVATNRNFKFAAQLLGLDFKLEKSLLIPFREIKVDCTMPKDDGSLASFVGFRVQHDNARGPMKGGIRYHPGVDPDVVNALAQLMTWKTAVANIPYGGAKWGI; from the exons ATGAATGCATTAGTGGCAACGAACAGAAACTTTAAGTTTGCTGCTCAGCTTTTGGGATTGGACTTCAAGCTTGAGAAAAGTTTACTTATACCATTTAGGGAAATCAAG GTTGATTGTACTATGCCAAAAGACGATGGCAGTTTGGCTTCATTTGTTGGCTTCAGGGTTCAACATGACAATGCTAGAGGCCCCATGAAGGGAGGAATCAGATATCACCCAGGG GTTGATCCAGATGTGGTGAATGCTTTGGCGCAGCTGATGACATGGAAGACGGCGGTAGCCAACATCCCATACGGGGGTGCCAAATGGGGTATATGA